In Eucalyptus grandis isolate ANBG69807.140 chromosome 4, ASM1654582v1, whole genome shotgun sequence, the following proteins share a genomic window:
- the LOC104441646 gene encoding uncharacterized protein LOC104441646, whose protein sequence is MASVQRFKKAEKSSRPPSSLGQRAGYTIIQFQSLGQKGDCRGYKAEGYVDVEGRGYVAEGYVDAEGRGYMTEGYVDPAKGRSYMTEGYVDTANGRGYVTEGYVDKAKGRSYVTEGYVDPAEGRSYVTEGYVDTAKGRGYVTEGYFDTAEGHGYVTERYVDRAKGRGNMAKGPSQQATERVSRKNQTQSGYSSGLAPVEFQTAYGKGPFCERVVKNVSTGQKNSRYPMQFDQNHSMGRSNDRYPAQEAQTQSREFITRDNRCSDGSGSENESDSDG, encoded by the coding sequence ATGGCCTCGGTCCAGCGCTTCAAGAAAGCCGAGAAATCCTCCCGCCCACCGAGCAGCTTGGGCCAACGCGCGGGATATACAATTATCCAATTCCAGTCGCTTGGCCAGAAAGGGGATTGCCGTGGCTACAAGGCTGAAGGCTATGTTGACGTGGAAGGCCGTGGCTACGTGGCTGAAGGCTATGTTGACGCGGAAGGCCGTGGCTACATGACTGAAGGCTATGTTGACCCGGCTAAAGGCCGTAGCTACATGACTGAAGGCTATGTTGACACAGCTAATGGCCGTGGCTACGTGACTGAAGGCTATGTTGACAAGGCTAAAGGCCGTAGCTACGTGACTGAAGGCTATGTTGACCCGGCTGAAGGCCGTAGCTACGTGACTGAAGGCTATGTTGACACGGCTAAAGGCCGTGGCTACGTGACTGAAGGCTATTTTGACACGGCTGAAGGCCATGGCTACGTGACTGAACGCTATGTTGACAGGGCTAAAGGCCGTGGCAACATGGCCAAAGGCCCCAGCCAGCAGGCCACGGAAAGGGTGAGCCGCAAGAATCAAACTCAGAGTGGCTACAGTAGTGGGCTTGCCCCTGTCGAATTCCAGACTGCCTACGGTAAGGGCCCTTTTTGTGAGCGAGTTGTCAAGAATGTCAGCACGGGCCAAAAGAATAGCCGTTACCCTATGCAATTTGACCAGAATCACAGCATGGGCCGAAGCAACGACCGTTACCCTGCTCAAGAGGCCCAGACTCAGAGTAGGGAGTTCATAACTCGTGACAACAGGTGCAGCGACGGGAGCGGGAGCGAGAATGAGAGCGACAGCGACGGCTAG